In a genomic window of Aggregatimonas sangjinii:
- a CDS encoding glycosyltransferase produces the protein MKSNRPGFIHRMRRFFETANPWGIFVMGSTLVLMIGAAYLSYILRSDLTEFNIERSSSTFGQAFMYVALGLFLFKAGFFLFIIYKYFKYKAIASVSDEELPTCTVIVPAYNEGKQVYDTLMSLADSDFPHEKLQLLSIDDGSKDDTWHWMKEARRVLGDRVTIFQQPKNMGKRHALYRGFNDGTGEVFVTVDSDSIVAKDTLRNLVSPFVANENCGAVAGNIRVLNNKKALLPRMLDVSFVMSFEFVRSAESTLNSVLCTPGALAAYRRTAVFNCLEEWINQTFMGQPSDIGEDRAMTNMILKQGFHVLFQRNAFAYTNVPEKYKGLYKMFIRWGRSNVRENIQMSKYVFKNFRKGPKLGTRLLFISQSAKIIMSYPFLFFMLFFILTHPLLFLSSTLVSILVLSTFPVLFYAKRYNLKESFWAYSYSILFTFGLFWITPYAIATANKRGWLTRG, from the coding sequence ATGAAATCCAACAGACCAGGCTTTATCCATAGAATGCGAAGGTTTTTCGAAACAGCGAATCCTTGGGGTATTTTTGTCATGGGAAGTACTTTGGTCTTGATGATCGGGGCGGCGTATTTGTCCTATATTTTAAGGAGTGATTTAACCGAGTTTAATATAGAACGTTCTAGTTCGACTTTTGGTCAAGCGTTTATGTATGTGGCACTGGGTCTCTTCCTCTTTAAGGCAGGCTTTTTTCTTTTCATCATTTACAAGTATTTTAAATATAAGGCCATCGCTTCTGTTTCGGACGAAGAATTACCGACCTGCACCGTAATCGTACCTGCTTACAATGAAGGAAAACAGGTGTATGATACTTTAATGAGTTTGGCCGACAGTGATTTTCCGCATGAAAAATTACAACTGTTATCAATAGATGATGGAAGTAAAGATGATACATGGCACTGGATGAAAGAAGCCAGAAGGGTGTTGGGAGATCGGGTTACTATATTCCAACAGCCCAAGAATATGGGCAAGCGGCATGCATTATACAGAGGTTTTAACGATGGTACGGGTGAAGTTTTCGTAACTGTAGACAGCGATTCCATCGTAGCGAAAGATACCTTACGCAATTTGGTCAGCCCATTTGTGGCAAATGAGAATTGCGGTGCCGTTGCCGGAAATATTCGGGTACTGAACAATAAAAAGGCATTGCTTCCGAGAATGTTGGATGTAAGTTTTGTCATGAGCTTCGAATTCGTACGGTCTGCGGAGAGTACTTTGAATTCCGTACTCTGTACGCCAGGGGCACTAGCGGCTTATCGAAGGACAGCTGTTTTCAATTGTTTGGAGGAATGGATCAACCAAACCTTTATGGGACAACCTTCCGATATCGGGGAGGACCGTGCTATGACGAATATGATTTTGAAGCAAGGTTTTCACGTTCTCTTCCAAAGAAATGCATTCGCTTATACCAACGTACCTGAGAAGTACAAGGGGCTTTACAAAATGTTTATCAGGTGGGGACGAAGCAACGTTCGCGAGAATATTCAAATGTCGAAATATGTGTTCAAGAACTTCAGAAAAGGGCCTAAATTGGGAACGAGGCTTTTGTTTATAAGTCAATCGGCAAAAATAATCATGAGCTACCCTTTCCTGTTTTTCATGTTGTTTTTCATCCTAACACATCCTTTATTGTTCTTGAGTTCAACATTAGTTAGCATCTTGGTGCTATCTACTTTTCCAGTATTGTTCTACGCCAAGCGTTATAACCTCAAGGAATCCTTTTGGGCCTATTCGTACAGTATCCTATTTACCTTTGGTTTATTTTGGATTACACCGTATGCGATCGCAACGGCCAACAAAAGAGGTTGGTTGACACGAGGATAA
- a CDS encoding porin family protein, whose product MRKLSIFMLWSLCTIFTSNAQEFNFGVKGGVNLASVGGNTYAGLGGLGSKLSFHVGGVVEIPISEKLAAQPELLYSSQGTKWNLGSNGNNLKLDYLNLPILGKYYILEGLSAEAGPLVGFLVSTNEEDEDRFKKLDVAFAIGASYKLNDQLFFSLRYNKGILNINGADFDGSSQNNVFQIAAGYAF is encoded by the coding sequence ATGAGAAAATTATCCATTTTTATGTTATGGTCACTTTGCACCATTTTTACGTCGAACGCCCAGGAGTTCAATTTTGGGGTAAAAGGAGGCGTCAATCTGGCTTCTGTTGGCGGTAATACCTATGCCGGTTTGGGCGGACTCGGGTCTAAACTGAGCTTTCATGTAGGCGGGGTGGTCGAAATCCCGATTTCGGAAAAATTGGCCGCACAACCGGAACTACTGTATTCTTCCCAAGGCACGAAATGGAACCTTGGTAGCAACGGTAACAATCTAAAACTAGATTATCTCAACCTTCCTATTCTTGGCAAATACTATATTTTAGAGGGTTTGAGCGCTGAAGCGGGCCCTTTGGTCGGCTTTTTGGTTTCTACAAATGAAGAAGACGAAGATCGCTTTAAAAAACTGGATGTAGCTTTTGCGATTGGAGCTTCCTACAAATTGAACGATCAGCTGTTCTTTAGTCTGCGCTACAACAAAGGCATCCTGAATATCAATGGAGCGGATTTTGATGGGAGTAGTCAGAACAATGTCTTCCAAATCGCGGCCGGTTATGCTTTTTGA
- a CDS encoding PA0069 family radical SAM protein, producing the protein MSNNKNQDNYIKGRGAQQNVHNRFMQQVYETRDDFLEYCRLEGEEADKNRTQYLPIFPKTIVNKVTSPDVGMQYSMNPYQGCEHGCIYCYARNTHEFWGYSAGLDFERKILIKKDAAALLEAKIKHKKWKAQTIVMSGNTDCYQPAEKKFEITRACLEVFLKYRHPVGIITKNALLLRDLDILKELGQYGLVGVNISVTSLSEETRRILEPRTVSIKKRLDTIRILSENGIPVNAMLAPIIPGINSHEIIALAKAVSESGACSMAFTVVRLNGAIGQLFTEWIHKTLPDKATKVLHQIAACHGGSLNDSRFGIRSRGEGKIATQLHDLMRLARRSYFKDKTFPALNVVLHEQYKDGQMKLF; encoded by the coding sequence ATGTCCAATAATAAAAATCAGGATAATTACATCAAAGGGCGGGGTGCCCAGCAAAACGTACACAATCGCTTTATGCAACAAGTGTATGAGACCCGGGATGATTTTCTGGAATATTGTCGGTTGGAAGGGGAAGAAGCCGACAAAAACCGGACCCAATACCTGCCGATTTTTCCCAAAACCATTGTGAACAAGGTTACGAGTCCCGATGTGGGTATGCAGTATTCGATGAACCCCTATCAAGGGTGCGAACATGGTTGTATCTATTGCTATGCCCGCAATACCCACGAGTTTTGGGGCTACAGTGCAGGACTCGATTTTGAACGAAAAATTCTTATCAAAAAAGATGCCGCGGCACTATTGGAGGCCAAGATTAAACATAAAAAATGGAAAGCACAGACCATAGTTATGTCCGGGAATACCGATTGCTATCAACCTGCTGAAAAGAAATTCGAAATTACCCGGGCATGTTTAGAGGTTTTTCTAAAATATCGGCATCCTGTGGGCATTATTACCAAAAATGCGTTGCTGCTGCGGGATTTGGATATCCTCAAAGAACTTGGTCAATATGGGTTGGTCGGTGTGAACATATCGGTCACTTCCCTTTCCGAAGAAACAAGGCGAATTCTGGAACCAAGAACCGTATCCATCAAAAAACGTTTGGACACTATTCGAATTTTATCGGAAAACGGTATTCCGGTCAATGCCATGTTGGCCCCGATAATTCCCGGAATCAATAGCCATGAAATAATTGCTTTGGCGAAGGCGGTCTCCGAAAGTGGGGCCTGTTCGATGGCCTTTACCGTCGTGCGTTTGAACGGGGCGATCGGGCAATTATTTACCGAATGGATTCATAAAACCTTGCCGGATAAAGCAACTAAAGTGCTGCACCAAATCGCCGCTTGCCACGGCGGTTCCCTAAACGATAGTCGCTTCGGAATCCGTAGTCGAGGCGAAGGAAAAATAGCGACCCAATTACATGATTTGATGCGTTTGGCCAGGCGTAGCTATTTTAAGGATAAAACTTTTCCGGCTTTAAACGTCGTCTTGCACGAACAATACAAAGACGGGCAGATGAAACTTTTCTGA
- a CDS encoding LytR/AlgR family response regulator transcription factor: protein MNHLKFSTKWLRLDSLWERILFWGVLLLSSAWTYYDDFYALFPAFLLALAITAEVIGMLLIGYFVLSKHIKFPRLKFWSWVFLFTLLRFAIVYFILQHKLPEWTVFHYPGRSVFFLFFTSAAFVFLGYAYSIYEWGLAAREKYKAVMVKNDYPTLNPIVIRSEGRTLHLLPQDVSHLQANGEYINYFTGNGNHMAFQRMKKAETELKPYGFIRTHRSFIVNPNHIRSFSSNEIELKDGTVIPVSKTYQGNLLLIDNIIKLT from the coding sequence ATGAATCACTTAAAATTTTCAACCAAATGGCTAAGATTGGATTCCTTATGGGAAAGAATCCTATTTTGGGGAGTATTACTTTTGTCATCCGCATGGACTTATTATGATGACTTTTACGCTCTTTTTCCCGCTTTTCTACTGGCCTTGGCCATCACGGCCGAAGTTATCGGAATGCTTTTGATTGGATATTTTGTGCTGAGCAAACACATCAAATTTCCAAGATTGAAGTTTTGGTCGTGGGTTTTTTTATTTACTTTATTGCGCTTTGCGATAGTCTATTTTATATTGCAACACAAATTACCGGAATGGACGGTGTTCCATTATCCCGGTCGATCGGTCTTCTTCTTGTTCTTTACATCGGCAGCATTTGTTTTCTTGGGGTACGCCTACTCGATTTATGAGTGGGGTCTGGCGGCACGGGAAAAATACAAGGCGGTCATGGTAAAAAACGACTACCCGACTCTGAATCCCATCGTCATTAGATCTGAGGGTAGGACGTTGCATTTGCTTCCACAGGATGTTTCCCATCTACAGGCCAATGGGGAGTATATCAATTATTTTACCGGTAACGGAAACCATATGGCATTTCAACGAATGAAGAAAGCGGAAACGGAATTAAAACCGTATGGCTTTATACGTACTCATCGGTCCTTTATCGTGAATCCAAATCATATCAGGTCGTTCTCCTCCAATGAGATAGAATTGAAGGATGGAACAGTGATTCCCGTTAGTAAAACCTATCAAGGAAATTTATTGCTTATAGATAATATCATAAAATTAACTTGA
- a CDS encoding outer membrane beta-barrel protein produces the protein MTRRKYISAMKRKAIILISILSIAFLGKINAQELRYGILAGGIFANQKIETEGLDILNIDYDTQSRFSWELGMMAEVPISDGLTVQPTLLLSNKGYVYKDSRDDFELTIKSRPVYLSLPIPICGHIMLDDLKFIAGLGPYASIGLGGKIDSTGNSGNFSFAEDGAIDYGDDDSDDYRPLDLGIVFTGGIEIQEFQLSLAYELGLKNIAPNGDEDTVIRNRSLSLRGVYFLPF, from the coding sequence ATGACAAGACGAAAATATATCAGCGCCATGAAACGCAAAGCCATTATTTTAATTTCCATCTTATCCATCGCTTTCCTTGGGAAAATTAACGCTCAGGAACTGCGATACGGAATTCTTGCCGGCGGGATTTTTGCGAACCAAAAGATAGAGACCGAGGGGCTCGATATACTCAATATAGATTATGATACCCAAAGTCGATTTTCCTGGGAATTGGGAATGATGGCGGAGGTGCCCATCTCGGATGGGCTTACGGTTCAACCCACCCTACTTTTGAGTAATAAGGGATACGTATACAAAGATTCACGGGACGATTTCGAGCTCACCATAAAATCCAGACCGGTATATCTTAGTTTGCCGATCCCGATTTGTGGGCATATCATGCTGGATGATTTAAAGTTTATCGCTGGTCTAGGCCCTTATGCAAGTATCGGACTTGGCGGAAAAATCGATAGCACGGGTAATTCGGGCAATTTTAGTTTTGCCGAGGACGGTGCCATCGACTATGGCGATGACGATTCGGACGACTATCGCCCTCTTGACCTCGGTATCGTATTTACCGGAGGGATTGAAATTCAAGAATTCCAACTGAGTCTTGCTTATGAACTGGGCTTGAAGAACATCGCACCGAACGGAGACGAGGATACAGTGATCCGCAATCGCTCTTTAAGTCTCCGAGGTGTCTATTTCCTTCCTTTTTAA
- a CDS encoding T9SS type A sorting domain-containing protein, with protein MNRFEVQFWVLMILAMTCNFGFAQTSFCGEDPPNNPFLADSPWPTYHRNSYRQASTCLRGPEKGDSLNVKARANLNGGTSPWVYLSEKYPEGERVLLQSNTTHVFKFLDNGSEIVTIDSLRIDFDPVQSFGWNFLLTKNKTWFTYDPKYDPDNDRYTRLFKLSDADTSDPYSDIVVLDTLNFGDFGVNRVQHFGINYEGHIVFNSDNDTENGFGTVGVISQDFEVLDTFRFPTDPDEITNHNAFPIDEDNSFFITTNKRIIKFDWDGESVSIDWEAAYDFVGDGPTGTFAEGSGTTPTFLGWGAGNDKLVVMSDGHAKNNLVAFWREIPSDWEPIPGTDPHYAGRIELPAAVSFNNLFQSIENSPTAYGYDIAIAQFNGFLGYECDNIKGVQKVSWDTESNSWNIAWVNSEVNMNGVLTYAAGSNLVYSSGKESDCNYYFYGLNWDTGELEVRLLLGPEGSFTADTYYDAGNNCIIAENGDVYFPGGSSLVKVEIVQRAETSPEPEPEPVEMEVLVYPVPSTQVINISFPEDSSVTEVSVFTYAGKFVETSTLMDNSFNVGNLASGLYFLSYEMEGRTHIKKFIRN; from the coding sequence ATGAATAGATTTGAGGTCCAGTTTTGGGTACTGATGATATTAGCCATGACGTGCAATTTCGGCTTCGCCCAAACGTCATTCTGCGGCGAGGACCCTCCAAATAACCCGTTTTTAGCGGATTCACCTTGGCCGACCTACCATAGAAACAGTTACAGACAGGCCTCGACCTGCCTAAGAGGTCCCGAAAAGGGGGATAGCCTCAACGTAAAGGCCAGGGCCAATTTGAACGGAGGCACTTCCCCTTGGGTATACCTCTCGGAAAAATACCCCGAGGGAGAGCGGGTTCTACTCCAATCCAATACCACCCATGTATTCAAGTTCTTGGATAACGGCAGCGAGATCGTCACAATCGACAGCCTGCGTATCGATTTCGATCCGGTCCAATCCTTTGGCTGGAATTTTTTACTTACCAAGAACAAGACCTGGTTTACCTACGATCCGAAATACGACCCAGACAATGATCGGTATACCCGTTTGTTCAAGTTGAGCGATGCCGATACCTCGGACCCCTATTCCGATATCGTGGTCTTGGATACGTTGAACTTCGGGGATTTTGGTGTCAACCGTGTGCAACACTTTGGAATCAATTACGAGGGACATATTGTTTTTAACAGTGACAACGATACCGAAAACGGATTCGGTACGGTCGGTGTGATATCCCAGGATTTTGAAGTTTTGGATACGTTCCGTTTCCCTACCGATCCCGATGAGATTACCAACCACAATGCGTTTCCCATCGATGAGGATAATAGTTTTTTCATAACCACGAACAAGCGCATCATTAAATTCGATTGGGACGGGGAATCCGTATCCATTGACTGGGAGGCGGCCTATGATTTCGTTGGAGATGGGCCGACCGGTACTTTCGCCGAGGGTAGCGGAACCACGCCCACATTTTTGGGCTGGGGAGCGGGCAACGATAAACTGGTGGTCATGTCCGACGGGCATGCCAAAAACAACCTTGTCGCCTTTTGGCGCGAAATACCCTCGGACTGGGAACCTATACCCGGAACGGACCCCCATTACGCGGGACGTATCGAGCTGCCCGCCGCCGTTAGTTTCAACAACCTCTTCCAAAGTATCGAAAATTCTCCTACGGCCTATGGTTATGATATCGCAATAGCCCAGTTCAACGGATTTTTGGGATATGAATGCGATAATATCAAAGGAGTGCAAAAAGTTTCATGGGACACCGAATCCAATTCCTGGAACATCGCCTGGGTCAATTCGGAGGTCAATATGAACGGGGTACTGACCTACGCCGCGGGCTCGAATCTGGTCTACAGCAGCGGAAAGGAATCGGACTGTAATTATTATTTCTACGGTCTGAACTGGGATACCGGGGAATTGGAAGTACGCTTGCTACTCGGTCCTGAAGGAAGTTTTACCGCCGACACCTATTACGATGCAGGGAACAATTGCATCATTGCCGAAAACGGGGACGTCTATTTTCCAGGAGGATCTTCACTGGTAAAAGTGGAAATCGTTCAAAGGGCGGAAACCTCACCCGAACCGGAGCCTGAACCTGTGGAAATGGAAGTTTTGGTATATCCGGTCCCTTCCACACAAGTCATCAATATTTCCTTTCCGGAAGATTCGTCGGTTACCGAAGTGTCGGTATTCACCTATGCCGGTAAATTTGTTGAAACCTCTACGTTGATGGACAATTCTTTCAATGTGGGGAACTTGGCCTCAGGGCTATATTTCCTTTCCTATGAAATGGAAGGAAGGACACACATTAAAAAGTTTATTCGGAATTGA
- a CDS encoding winged helix-turn-helix transcriptional regulator encodes MKKSERKNSECPVSHALGIIGGKWSLLILKEIGLEKRRFGELKRLIPEISEKMLIQELKSLVHFGILTRKAYREIPPKVEYSLTENGKSVLPIIDQIKSFGTEMMNNNS; translated from the coding sequence ATGAAAAAAAGTGAAAGAAAAAATTCTGAGTGTCCTGTTAGCCACGCACTAGGAATAATTGGTGGGAAATGGAGCCTGTTGATACTAAAGGAAATCGGACTTGAGAAAAGACGCTTCGGAGAACTGAAGCGATTAATTCCGGAAATAAGCGAAAAAATGCTCATCCAAGAACTAAAATCACTTGTGCATTTTGGCATTTTAACTCGAAAAGCCTACAGAGAGATTCCGCCCAAAGTGGAATACTCATTGACGGAAAATGGGAAATCGGTATTACCGATTATTGACCAAATCAAGTCGTTTGGAACTGAAATGATGAATAACAACAGCTAA
- a CDS encoding SDR family oxidoreductase codes for MSKNIFVLGATGFQGSAIAEQLASNGHSVRTLVSDTDNVGLSDGIKSLSGDLGHIASIIEALEKVDIAVYTFPLIFDMDKAKYFTQNFIDAAKAQNVRFIIFNSSFDIPQSRTGLLGLDIKYEIKRLFDNSELKVLTLMPDIYLNNLAAPWSIPLVVEKNILPYPIKSDKRVPWISHRDLAHFVAAAVEKPELVGQNLPIGGTLLSGEEIAASISEYLGQEINFISLKPDDFEKQLIHTFGELNAKEISNLYRYVEKENETLVGKNFSRTQDLLGVKPSSVKEWVRSVNWSVS; via the coding sequence ATGTCTAAGAATATCTTCGTGCTGGGCGCCACGGGTTTTCAAGGTTCGGCAATCGCCGAACAATTAGCTTCAAACGGTCATAGCGTAAGAACATTGGTGTCAGATACCGATAATGTCGGTTTATCCGACGGAATTAAATCGCTTTCAGGTGATTTGGGCCACATAGCTTCCATAATAGAGGCTTTGGAAAAGGTTGATATAGCTGTCTACACTTTTCCCTTGATTTTTGATATGGACAAGGCTAAATACTTCACCCAAAACTTTATTGATGCGGCAAAAGCTCAAAATGTCCGCTTTATAATTTTCAATTCGAGTTTTGACATTCCTCAAAGTAGAACGGGTCTTTTAGGCTTGGATATCAAGTATGAAATAAAGAGACTGTTCGATAATTCAGAACTCAAGGTACTTACACTGATGCCCGATATCTATTTGAACAATCTCGCTGCTCCTTGGTCAATTCCCTTGGTAGTTGAAAAGAATATTTTGCCCTATCCGATTAAATCGGACAAAAGAGTTCCCTGGATTAGCCATCGTGATTTGGCTCATTTTGTCGCTGCCGCTGTGGAGAAACCAGAACTTGTAGGACAAAATCTGCCGATTGGTGGAACACTATTGTCAGGGGAAGAAATAGCAGCGTCCATTTCGGAATATTTGGGCCAAGAAATCAATTTCATCAGTTTAAAACCTGATGATTTTGAGAAGCAACTAATTCACACTTTTGGCGAGTTGAATGCAAAAGAGATTTCCAACCTGTATCGATACGTAGAAAAAGAAAACGAAACTTTGGTAGGAAAAAATTTTTCCAGAACACAAGACCTTCTGGGTGTTAAGCCTTCCTCTGTAAAAGAATGGGTCAGATCGGTGAACTGGTCGGTTTCCTGA
- a CDS encoding enoyl-CoA hydratase/isomerase family protein: MNYNNILIEQTQQLATITINRPSKLNALNRETIQELHEAFKDLDEDGEVKVIILTGSGEKAFVAGADISEFADFSEKEGGKLAAKGQKLLFDFVENLSTPVIAAINGFALGGGLELAMACHFRVASANAKMGLPEVSLGVIPGYGGTQRLPQLVGKGRAMEMIMTAGMIDAESALRYGLVNHVVPQEELQSLCEKLAGRISNNSPIAIGHAIKAVNAGFKEDSNGYAAEIKAFGACFGTADFVEGTTAFLEKRKADFPGK; this comes from the coding sequence ATGAATTACAACAACATCCTGATCGAACAAACACAACAGTTGGCCACCATCACTATTAATCGCCCGAGCAAACTGAACGCTTTGAATAGGGAAACCATTCAAGAACTTCACGAAGCCTTCAAAGACCTTGATGAAGATGGCGAGGTAAAAGTCATTATCCTCACGGGAAGTGGGGAAAAAGCTTTTGTGGCCGGTGCCGATATTTCCGAGTTTGCCGATTTTTCGGAGAAAGAAGGGGGTAAACTGGCCGCTAAGGGTCAAAAACTCTTGTTCGATTTCGTCGAAAACCTCTCGACGCCCGTTATTGCAGCGATAAACGGGTTCGCCCTTGGTGGTGGTCTCGAACTGGCGATGGCCTGCCATTTTCGAGTGGCGAGCGCTAATGCCAAAATGGGGCTTCCCGAAGTTTCACTTGGTGTAATTCCCGGGTATGGCGGTACACAACGGCTTCCGCAATTGGTCGGCAAAGGCCGCGCTATGGAAATGATCATGACCGCGGGGATGATCGATGCGGAAAGTGCGTTGCGTTACGGCCTGGTAAACCATGTGGTGCCGCAGGAAGAATTGCAATCCCTTTGTGAAAAACTGGCAGGCAGGATATCGAATAATTCGCCGATAGCCATCGGTCATGCAATAAAAGCGGTAAATGCTGGTTTTAAAGAAGATAGTAATGGGTATGCCGCCGAAATAAAAGCTTTTGGCGCCTGCTTCGGAACGGCCGATTTTGTGGAAGGCACTACTGCTTTTCTGGAAAAGCGGAAGGCCGATTTCCCAGGCAAATAG
- a CDS encoding PhzF family phenazine biosynthesis protein, with translation MAENIKYFIVDVFAEEKYAGNQLAVFVDLKRTLSAEQMLAMTREINFAESAFIRSCEDEDTFAVRIFTPVYEVPFAGHPCLGSTYVIARHLMATVKGSLHLRLQKTVIPIRISSPKKLDDSRFTMQQAQPIFGATFSATEIASGLGIPLDSLDAKMQIQEVDTGLPYLLIFLKDLKSMRQLHFNEQKVIEFLLNNQMHKSNSITGLSTSIFLVTPETVDANKDYHTRMFALENGKICEDAATGSANGCLLAYLLKYTGKSQSVIVEQGYGMGRKSILYLDGTIHNNEYIINVGGQVVPISEGTWYVA, from the coding sequence GTGGCTGAAAATATCAAATACTTTATCGTTGATGTATTTGCCGAGGAAAAATATGCAGGCAATCAGCTTGCGGTTTTCGTCGATTTGAAAAGAACCTTAAGCGCCGAACAAATGCTCGCTATGACACGGGAAATCAATTTTGCCGAAAGTGCCTTTATCCGTTCTTGCGAAGACGAAGATACTTTTGCGGTTCGAATTTTCACGCCAGTATACGAAGTGCCTTTCGCGGGCCATCCGTGCTTGGGAAGTACCTATGTTATTGCGAGACATTTGATGGCCACTGTAAAAGGAAGTTTGCACTTACGGTTGCAAAAAACTGTGATACCGATTCGAATCAGTTCGCCTAAAAAACTGGATGACAGTCGCTTTACCATGCAACAGGCACAGCCAATTTTTGGAGCGACCTTTTCAGCCACTGAAATTGCCTCGGGACTCGGCATTCCTCTCGATAGTCTGGACGCGAAGATGCAGATACAGGAAGTAGACACCGGCCTGCCCTACCTATTGATTTTTTTAAAGGATTTGAAATCGATGAGGCAGCTGCATTTCAACGAGCAAAAGGTAATCGAGTTCCTACTGAATAACCAAATGCACAAGAGTAACAGTATAACCGGACTCAGCACATCCATTTTCTTGGTCACTCCGGAAACCGTAGATGCCAACAAAGACTATCATACCCGAATGTTCGCTTTGGAAAACGGTAAAATTTGCGAAGACGCGGCTACGGGTAGTGCCAATGGATGCTTGTTGGCATATCTTCTTAAATATACAGGTAAATCGCAATCCGTAATCGTGGAGCAAGGCTATGGGATGGGGCGTAAATCCATTTTATATTTAGATGGTACAATACATAATAACGAATATATAATCAACGTAGGCGGGCAAGTAGTTCCCATTTCGGAGGGTACGTGGTACGTCGCATAA
- a CDS encoding sensor histidine kinase, with protein MILLVLISSVLIAGITVYQYREQTRDYHNERLERKEEQIKQSIQYTLRETTFPPTTENLGYIFQDEIYEIADVQNINFNIYDLEGQLIKTSRPKFETDTIANCLDSSVLNGLNASGDKRYVQKNAAIGDKYQASYTYIVDGKFKPIGILNLPYVEDNSFNDKELREFLIRLSGVYVVMLLLAIGLAYFISKYITRSLQTITDMMARTDLTKHNQKILIENPSDEIEKLVTSYNAMIEELEQSAVKLARSEREQAWREMAKQVAHEIKNPLTPMRLSVQSFERKFDPTDPDAKKKMQEYSNTLIQQIDTMSNIASAFSNFAEMPAQQNETLDVIKIVKLALDIFTEEYIHFIAEEDAIIAKLDRTQLIRVVTNLVKNAIQAVPEVESPRILVSVYSDGDYVKIAVADNGTGIDDDLKDRVFEPKFTTKSSGMGLGLGMVKAIVENYKGSIEFTSQEGRGTVFTVNFPKEFRLKSV; from the coding sequence ATGATTCTCCTGGTGTTGATTTCCTCGGTCCTTATAGCGGGCATCACCGTATATCAATACCGCGAACAGACACGTGATTATCACAACGAGCGCTTAGAACGAAAAGAAGAGCAGATCAAGCAGAGCATACAGTACACCCTGCGCGAGACTACTTTTCCACCGACGACCGAAAATCTGGGCTATATCTTCCAGGATGAAATTTATGAAATTGCCGACGTACAAAATATAAATTTCAACATCTATGATTTAGAAGGTCAGTTGATCAAAACGTCAAGACCGAAATTCGAGACAGATACCATTGCGAATTGCTTAGATAGCAGCGTCCTGAACGGACTGAACGCCAGTGGCGACAAGCGTTATGTACAAAAGAACGCGGCTATTGGAGATAAATACCAGGCCTCTTATACCTATATCGTGGATGGCAAGTTCAAACCAATCGGTATATTGAATCTCCCCTATGTTGAGGACAATTCTTTTAACGATAAGGAATTACGGGAATTTCTGATTCGCTTAAGTGGCGTTTATGTGGTGATGCTGCTCTTGGCGATAGGGCTGGCTTATTTTATTTCGAAATACATCACACGGTCGCTACAGACGATTACCGATATGATGGCCCGTACCGACCTGACCAAACACAACCAGAAAATACTGATCGAAAACCCTAGCGACGAAATCGAAAAACTGGTTACCTCGTATAACGCTATGATCGAGGAGCTTGAGCAAAGTGCGGTGAAACTGGCCCGTAGCGAACGCGAGCAGGCTTGGCGTGAAATGGCCAAACAAGTCGCACATGAAATTAAAAATCCGCTGACGCCCATGCGATTGAGTGTGCAGAGTTTCGAACGTAAATTCGACCCCACAGACCCCGACGCCAAAAAGAAAATGCAGGAGTATTCCAATACTTTGATCCAACAAATCGATACAATGAGCAATATCGCCTCGGCTTTTTCGAATTTTGCCGAAATGCCCGCCCAACAAAATGAAACACTCGATGTAATCAAAATTGTCAAGTTGGCCTTGGATATCTTTACGGAAGAGTACATTCATTTTATTGCCGAGGAAGATGCGATCATCGCAAAATTAGATCGTACGCAACTGATCCGTGTGGTGACCAATTTGGTGAAGAATGCCATACAGGCGGTCCCGGAAGTGGAATCGCCACGTATTTTGGTTTCGGTCTATTCCGACGGGGATTATGTGAAAATAGCGGTTGCCGATAACGGTACTGGTATTGATGATGATTTAAAAGACCGTGTTTTTGAACCTAAATTCACGACCAAAAGTAGCGGAATGGGACTAGGGTTGGGAATGGTAAAAGCAATCGTAGAGAATTACAAAGGCAGTATTGAATTCACCTCTCAAGAGGGCAGGGGCACCGTATTTACGGTAAATTTTCCTAAAGAATTTCGTTTGAAATCGGTATAA